A part of Rhodamnia argentea isolate NSW1041297 chromosome 8, ASM2092103v1, whole genome shotgun sequence genomic DNA contains:
- the LOC115735430 gene encoding glucomannan 4-beta-mannosyltransferase 2, which produces MAQISGKDLIPNSFTMSREDIAGHVGMVWELIKAPLIVPLLRLSVYVCLAMALMLFCERVYMGIVIVLVKLFWQKPAKRYHWEPIEEDVESGGSNFPFVLIQIPMYNEKEVYKISIGAACGLSWPADRLLIQVLDDSTDPAIKQLVELECQRWASKGVNIVYQIRETRGGYKAGALKEGLTRGYVKDCEFVAIFDADFRPEPDFLKRAIPYFLRTPDLALVQARWRFVNADECLLTRMQEMSLDYHFTVEQEVGSATHAFFGFNGTAGVWRIAAIDEAGGWKDRTTVEDMDLAVRASLRGWKFVYLGDLQVKSELPSTFKAFRFQQHRWSCGPANLFRKMVMEIVRNKKVRFWKKVYVIYSFFFVRKIIAHMVTFFFYCVVLPLTIWIPEVRVPIWGAVYIPSVITILNSVGTPRSIHLLFYWILFENVMSMHRTKATLIGLLEAGRVNEWVVTEKLGDTLKNKSKKPRFTFKIGDRLHLLELGFAAFLFVTGCYDFLYGKNNYFVYLWLQTITFFIAGFGYIGTIV; this is translated from the exons ATGGCGCAAATCTCGGGCAAGGACCTGATCCCGAACTCGTTCACCATGTCCCGGGAGGACATCGCGGGCCACGTGGGGATGGTGTGGGAGCTGATCAAGGCGCCGCTGATCGTTCCGTTGCTGCGGCTCTCCGTCTACGTATGTCTCGCGATGGCGCTCATGCTCTTCTGCGAGAGGGTCTACATGGGCATCGTCATCGTCCTCGTCAAGCTCTTCTGGCAGAAGCCCGCGAAGCGCTACCATTGGGAGCCCATCGAGGAGGACGTCGAGTCCGGGGGCTCCAACTTCCCCTTCGTCCTCATCCAAATCCCAATGTACAACGAGAAAGAG GTTTACAAGATTTCGATCGGAGCTGCGTGCGGGCTGTCCTGGCCGGCAGACCGCCTCCTGATCCAAGTCCTCGACGACTCGACCGATCCCGCGATCAAG CAATTGGTGGAGCTAGAGTGCCAGAGATGGGCGAGCAAAGGGGTGAACATAGTGTACCAGATCAGGGAGACGAGGGGCGGGTACAAAGCCGGGGCGCTCAAGGAAGGGCTGACGCGGGGGTACGTGAAGGACTGCGAGTTCGTGGCCATCTTCGACGCGGACTTCCGGCCGGAGCCCGACTTCCTCAAGCGCGCCATCCCTTACTTCCTCCGCACCCCGGACCTCGCCCTGGTTCAGGCTCGCTGGAGGTTCG TGAACGCGGACGAGTGCTTGTTGACGAGGATGCAGGAGATGTCGCTGGACTACCATTTCACGGTGGAGCAAGAGGTGGGCTCGGCCACCCACGCCTTCTTCGGCTTCAACG GAACTGCGGGCGTGTGGAGAATCGCGGCCATCGATGAGGCGGGCGGGTGGAAGGACCGCACCACCGTGGAGGACATGGACCTCGCCGTCAGGGCTAGCCTCCGCGGTTGGAAGTTTGTCTACCTCGGCGACCTCCAG GTGAAAAGTGAACTTCCAAGCACTTTCAAGGCTTTCCGTTTTCAGCAGCACCGTTGGTCCTGTGGTCCTGCCAATCTGTTCAGGAAGATGGTGATGGAGATCGTCCGGAACAAG AAAGTCAGGTTCTGGAAGAAAGTGTACGTCATATACAGCTTCTTCTTCGTCCGGAAGATCATAGCCCACAtggtcaccttcttcttctactGTGTCGTGCTTCCCCTCACCATTTGGATCCCCGAAGTCCGCGTCCCGATTTGGGGCGCCGTTTACATCCCTTCCGTCATCACCATCCTTAACTCCGTTGGAACTCCGAG GTCGATTCACCTGTTGTTTTACTGGATCCTTTTCGAGAACGTGATGTCCATGCACCGGACCAAGGCCACCCTCATCGGTCTCCTAGAAGCCGGGAGAGTCAACGAGTGGGTCGTCACGGAAAAACTTGGAGACACTCTCAAAAACAAATCGAAGAAGCCGCGATTCACTTTCAAAATCGGAGACAG ACTCCATCTCTTGGAGCTCGGGTTCGCAGCATTCCTATTCGTCACCGGTTGCTACGACTTCTTGTATGGGAAGAACAACTACTTTGTATACCTGTGGCTCCAGACGATCACTTTCTTCATCGCGGGATTCGGCTACATCGGGACAATTGTGTAG
- the LOC115735505 gene encoding AT-hook motif nuclear-localized protein 10-like, which yields MEDGGVAETGKLGSQIAQKVIAGFEAGVESGANVAAVKKKSGRPKKYAVRRGRERPRGSSSGSLHFASIGGRPMGGLGGSFSAATAILHRGEEIRAKLSTLIEPDSHSLSVLSATGALSSVVLRQPGPSGGILSYEGHFEILALNGSFTIREGRICSHPDPELSLVNVTLAMPDGRLFGGGVAGPLIAAGPIQLVVAIFKHSQIHEVRQPEQIARMPEVGDISGTPNSVLLEPTDNEAKTTITSGNNDMYPASPRIDKHNPLELVEPMLDRNMSTDTKASVLEQ from the exons ATGGAAGACGGAGGAGTCGCTGAGACCGGGAAGCTGGGCTCGCAGATCGCGCAAAAGGTGATTGCGGGATTCGAAGCGGGTGTTGAATCGGGTGCCAATGTCGCCGCGGTCAAGAAGAAGAGTGGGAGACCGAAGAAGTACGCAGTGAGGCGCGGCAGAGAGAGGCCCCGAGGTTCCTCCAGTGGATCTCTGCATTTCGCTTCCATTG GTGGACGTCCAATGGGGGGACTTGGAGGAAGCTTTAGCGCTGCGACGGCGATCCTTCATAGAGGGGAG GAAATTCGTGCCAAGTTATCAACTTTGATTGAACCGGACTCCCATTCGCTCTCGGTACTTTCGGCGACTGGTGCTCTCTCCAGTGTCGTCCTACGCCAACCTGGGCCTTCTGGTGGTATTTTGAGTTATGAG ggacattttgaaattttggcccTGAATGGCTCATTTACAATTCGGGAAGGTAGAATTTGTTCGCACCCTGACCCTGAACTTAGCTTGGTGAATGTCACGCTTGCTATGCCTGATGGGCGGCTTTTTGGCGGTGGAGTTGCTGGTCCATTGATAGCTGCTGGCCCAATTCAA CTTGTAGTGGCCATCTTTAAGCATAGTCAAATTCATGAAGTGAGACAGCCTGAGCAAATTGCAAGAATGCCAGAAGTTGGTGACATTTCTGGCACTCCTAACTCTGTGTTACTGGAGCCAACTGACAATGAAGCAAAGACTACTATCACTTCTGGAAACAATGACATGTACCCTGCTTCTCCGCGCATTGATAAGCATAATCCCTTGGAACTGGTGGAGCCAATGTTAGACCGGAACATGTCTACAGACACCAAAGCTAGTGTCCTTGAAcagtga
- the LOC115735515 gene encoding histone deacetylase HDT1-like: MALPMEFWGVEVKAGQPLKVNPGNAKILHLSQASLGESKNSKGNEWVPLHVKFGDQKLVLGTLSTENFPQLSFDLVFEKEFELSHNWKSGSIYFCGYKSVVQDEDDFSDLESDSEEEDRPMSAVGNGMAAAQASAKTATASANAAKAESSGKQKVSIPQPMKVDEDDSDDEDDDDDEDESDEEGDGIEADSDEEEDDSEEEETPKKAEIGKKRAADSATKTPVPAKKSKLPTPQKTDGKKGGHTATPHPAKQAGKNPANSANKSQSPKSAGQVSCKSCSKTFNSEVALQSHSKAKHGGK; encoded by the exons ATGGCCCTTCCGATGGAGTTTTGGG GAGTTGAAGTGAAGGCTGGGCAGCCCCTTAAGGTCAACCCTGGCAACGCCAAAATTTTGCACCTTTCTCAG GCATCACTCGGTGAATCCAAGAATAGTAAAGGAAATGAATGGGTGCCTCTCCATGTGAAGTTTGGTGATCAGAAGCTTGTTTTGGGAACTCTCTCTACGGAGAACTTCCCTCAATTATCATTCGACTTGGTATTTGAGAAAGAGTTTGAACTATCCCACAACTGGAAAAGTGGAAGTATCTACTTTTGTGGATACAAATCTGTTGTGCAGGATGA AGATGATTTTTCTG ATTTGGAGAGTGATTCAGAAGAGGAAGATCGTCCAATGAGTGCTGTGGGAAATG GAATGGCTGCGGCACAAGCATCAGCTAAGACTGCCACTGCCAGTGCTAATGCTGCTAAGGCTGAATCATCGGGAAAGCAAAAGGTCAGCATTCCACAACCAATGAAAGTTGATGAGGATGACAGTGATGatgaggacgacgacgacgacgaagacgaaTCTGATGAGGAG GGAGATGGTATTGAGGCTGATTCagatgaggaggaagatgatAGTGAGGAAGAAGAGACTCCAAAGAAG gCTGAAATAGGCAAGAAGAGAGCTGCGGATTCTGCAACTAAAACACCTGTTCCTGCCAAGAAGTCAAAGTTACCTACTCCACAGAAGACAG ATGGTAAGAAAGGTGGCCATACAGCAACTCCTCACCCTGCAAAACAGGCTGGAAAGAATCCTGCCAACAGTGCCAACAAGTCGCAAAGCCCCAAATCAGCCGGCCAAGTTTCTTGCAAATCATGTAGCAa AACGTTTAATTCAGAAGTTGCTCTTCAGTCTCATTCAAAGGCTAAGCATGGTGGCAAGTAG